From the Paenibacillus sp. R14(2021) genome, the window GCAATGGAAGGAAACGCATAGAATGCACCTTGCGGCTCATGGCACTGGAGTCCGATCTCGCGGAAGCCGTGTACGACCAGCCTACGGCGCTGATTATACGATTCCACCATGCGATTCTTCTCTTCCATGCCGTTGCGAAGCGCTTCAAGCGCTGCCACCTGCGCCATATTGGAGGCGCACATAACCGTGTATTGATGAATCTTCAGCATTGCGGAGATCAGGTCCGGATGTCCGCAGGCGTACCCGATCCGCCAGCCTGTCATAGCGAACGACTTCGAGAAGCCGCTGACTAGAATCGTGCGATCCTTCATGCCCGGCATCGCCGCGAAGCTGACATGTTTCGTGCCGTACGTAAGCTCCGCATAAATTTCATCGGAGATGACAATCAGATCGTTCTCTTCCACCACCTTCGCGATCGGCAGCCAATCCTCATAGGTCATGATGCCGCCCGTCGGATTGCTCGGATAACAGAGAATAAGCACCTTAGAGCGCGGCGTAATCGAAGCCCGCAGCGATTCCGCCGTCAGCTTGAATTGATCTTTCGCGAACGTCTCCACGCCAACCGGCACGCCGCCGCTCAGCGACGTAATCGGCGAGTAAGAGATGTAGCACGGCTCCGGAACCAGAATCTCATCCCCGGGAGCAATCAAGGCGCGCAGCGCCAAATCGATCGCTTCGCTGCCTCCGACGGTCACTATAATTTCTTTACCCGGATCATAAGTAACATCAAACTGGCTGTGCAAATAATAGCCGATTTCCTCGCGAAGCTCGGGCGTTCCCGCATTGGACGTATATTGCGTCTTGCCCATCTCCAGCGCATAGACGCAGGCTTCACGGACATGCCACGGCGTGACGAAATCCGGCTCGCCGACGCCCAGCGTGATGATATCCTTGCGGCCGCTTGCCAAATCGAAGAAACGGCGGATGCCTGAAGGTTTAATCGCTCTAACCTGCGGCGATAAATAGTCGGCCATCGATGCGCGCATAGCCGGCGCGATTTGTTTTTCCTCGTCTTTAATCATAAGGAAATCACCCCTTACGGTGAGATGAGAAGACGATGGTCATCCTCATGCTCTTCGAATATAATGCCGTCCTGCTTATATTTTTTCAAAATAAAAAAGGTTTTCGTGGAAAGCACGGCATCGATCGGGGACAGCTTATTGGATACGAAGGAAGCAACGTCTTTCAATGTTTTCCCTTGTACTTCAACAAGCAGGTCGTACGCGCCCGACATGAGATAAACCGATTTCACCTCAGGATATAAATAAATCCGTTCCGCGATGCCCTCGAAGCCTCGGCCGCGTTCCGGCGTGATCTGAACCTCTATAAGTGCGGTAACCTTCTCATCTTCAACCTTGCTCCAATTGACAACGGTCGCATATTTGACGATGACATGATCCTGCTCCATCTCCGCAATCGCCTGCTTCACTTCATCCACGGGTGCGGCGAGCATCGTCGCGATCAAATCCGCAGAGCGTCTTGCATCCTCTTTCAGCAGTTCAAGTATTTGCATTTTCCGTTCATTCATCGTCAAACCCTCCTGATCTTAACTATAAGGACTATATTACAACGAATCCAAGCTTCCTGCAAAGCATAAAAGCGTCAAAGCCCGCCCCTTGCCGAAGATGGATTCCCTGCCGCATAGCGATCAAAATGAAAAAGACCCCGAATGGGGTCTTCCTGAAGCCGCTACATATAGAACTGATGTTGCCCCTGCTGCTGGCCGCTCTGCGGCTGCGTTTGCTGATAGGTCTGATGCTGCTGGTTCTGGTACTGCTGGTTGTGGATCGATTGACCCAGACCCAGCTGCTGCAGCAGCTGAACCGTCTTTTGTTCCATCTGCTGATTCTGCTTCAACTG encodes:
- a CDS encoding aminotransferase class I/II-fold pyridoxal phosphate-dependent enzyme encodes the protein MIKDEEKQIAPAMRASMADYLSPQVRAIKPSGIRRFFDLASGRKDIITLGVGEPDFVTPWHVREACVYALEMGKTQYTSNAGTPELREEIGYYLHSQFDVTYDPGKEIIVTVGGSEAIDLALRALIAPGDEILVPEPCYISYSPITSLSGGVPVGVETFAKDQFKLTAESLRASITPRSKVLILCYPSNPTGGIMTYEDWLPIAKVVEENDLIVISDEIYAELTYGTKHVSFAAMPGMKDRTILVSGFSKSFAMTGWRIGYACGHPDLISAMLKIHQYTVMCASNMAQVAALEALRNGMEEKNRMVESYNQRRRLVVHGFREIGLQCHEPQGAFYAFPSIAGFGLTSEEFATGLLNDQKVAAVPGDVFGLGGEGHLRCSYATSVTLITEAIERIGLYVRKLKGE
- a CDS encoding Lrp/AsnC family transcriptional regulator, yielding MNERKMQILELLKEDARRSADLIATMLAAPVDEVKQAIAEMEQDHVIVKYATVVNWSKVEDEKVTALIEVQITPERGRGFEGIAERIYLYPEVKSVYLMSGAYDLLVEVQGKTLKDVASFVSNKLSPIDAVLSTKTFFILKKYKQDGIIFEEHEDDHRLLISP